A segment of the Labrus bergylta chromosome 11, fLabBer1.1, whole genome shotgun sequence genome:
GTTTTCTGTTGGGGTCTCTACTTCCTCTGCATGAGGTTCTTCATGCTTGTCCTCTATTTTGGGTTCTATCCCCTTTTTGCTTGCAGGAGTTTCCTCTCCTTTTACCTGTGTCTTCTCCAGCTGTGGTACCTgcaacacatacagtaaattATGTTAGCCATACAACTAACAACATTCTACAAGAATATTAGAAAATACTCCAGTCTTTATAAAAttaatttttactttattaatcccgcaaggggaaatttggttttaatgaacatgctacacacacattggCCGGAATACATACAAACaagatcctatggacatgcattaatggagaggtgtcagagtgaatgggctgcccacagcgagcgctccagagcagatTCTTTGGGgcgccttgctcaagggcacctcagcagtgccgggacttgaaccgacCACCCTCCAGTTCCCGGCCTGAGTCCCTACAcagagctactgccgccccttgAATGTCAGTATCTTTACTTAGCTACTTACATTTCGAAACCGTGGAGACTTTCTTAaaggctgaaaaagaaaacatacaaaatgtataaatagtAAAGTcatttgagcattttttttaataatgcagAATTCTTAAGAGTCCCCCAAAACACCGTCTTATCCATAAAAGTGATAATAGAGAAAATGTAAACCCAGTAGGAGATTGCTATGAGCACTCAAGACACCAGTTCATGTCTGATTGTTTCCTCATTGCAGAATAATGTGTAAGTTGTTACAAAGTACACAAGCTCTCTCCTGTGAACATCTGGCTCCTTGTTTTTTATGTTGCGTTTCTCACAACTCCTTTAAATAATTCGCATTTTGAATAACAAGTTAAGCTTAAAAACGTAAATTTGAGATTCGTTTGGAATAAATAATGTAGTAATTTGGGATGCCTGTATTCCAGCTCCCCCTAGAGGCCGTGCAGATCCTCAaagcaaacagaacaacaaTTTTATAATAACCTGTACATTCAGAAAAAGTTATTGACCCGTTTATCCTGGTCCAGTTTCTCACTTGCATAATTACACCGGGAGATAACTGACTCTGCAAATGTCATCTTATATGAACCAAGATAGTTTCTTTGTCTTTACCCAAAGAAGAACACAATGTTCATTTTGGTGACAGAATGTGTATTGTCAGTTTAGAGACGAGACCTGAGTACTGACCTCTGTACTTGCATCTGCAGCACTGGTAGACTGTGcaagaaagagagaacaaaTGAAAAAACCAGGATAAACATTAGTTCATGAGTGAGCTGAAGTGGGTGTGTAATGCAAAGGGGGGATGGGCATTTCTCCCTCCTTAAGTCACAGAGAAATTATACAACCTTAAAGTAGTAGAGTCCATCATGTATCTAAATAGACAAAAACAATCTGCAAGCTGTAAGTTGTATCGTACCAAGTACCGTCGAGCATCGTGCATGAGTCAGGAGTGTTTTAAAGGCGCATGTAGACTCTTAAGTCGGAGGGAGGTGTCGCTTCCGTGCACATGTTTTTTCCATCATCACAAAGGTGAATCTGAAACGTGTTGAAACGTATCAAAAGCCCAGGCTTATTTAATAAATCTGGGCGGCGGAATCGTAAGATACCAGATGAAATGCCACGGCTTTAACTTTATTGGAGTATGTCAGCCACCTCtcctcctaaaaaaaaacaaactcttctCTAAGGGATGCTCAGGAGTTTTCTCATACAGCCAGAGTGATACATCTCAAATCCTTTTGCGTGGACAGCAATGACTGAATACTAATGCCTTCACACTGTACACACATCCTGAGGCAATAACGACTTTCCCTCGAAAAAGCAACCTGTGACTCGACGATGGTTACACCccttttaaatgttgtcagCACACAGCGAAGGATTAACAAATTAATATCAAACCAAACACTAGGTCAACATAAGACCAGACCATGAAACATCAAAACTGGTTCTATGAATGTGCACTGTGGGATATAAAGTATTTGGCGCCACATCGCTGTATTAACTGGTTAAACAAGCCTGAGCACAGCAAAGGTGGGCTGAATTAATGCACATGGACGCCGTGCACAATGCATTTATTAAGAATACACATACAACCCTATTGTGTGCGTCCACACCAAAGAGATAACATCACCATAATGGAGAATAAGTATTTGTAGCCTATGCATTCCACAGAGTGCATGTATTTCCACTTACCTTTTTCTTTCCCATTGCTGCAGTGAATTATTCAGCAGAGAAAAACCGCTTGAAACAAATTTCACAATGTAGAAAAGTCAAGGAGTCAGTAGTGCACCTCTGCCTTCTCCTTCACAGCTGTGTGTTATTAAACATTAGGCTACTGTCCGAACATTACAATAACCAGCGCCAACCGGATTGGATCCATTAGTTCAGAATATTTTATCCTTATCCTATCCCACCTACCAGGAGGAGTTTCTACCCGCCCCTTTCTTCATGTGATTGGCGTTGAGGTCGAAGCGACAGATTTTTTGAAGGAAACATCTCACCTGTATGGGCAGTGTGTTTGCCAATCAGTCAACACAAGAATCATAGTTTTTATAAACACAAGCTGTCCCGACTCCCTAGTCAGATTTGGAAAAATGCAAGACATTTATGTAATTTAGTAAAGTAGGCCTATTTAATAAGGTTATGCTCAAAGCAATCatataaacataaatatcaAGAAAAATAGTTTATTCAGACAATGTGGTCTTCACTTTTTGTTCATTAATTTCCCCATGCACACCTATTTTATCAAAGCCTgcaaaaatgtatctttaaaagTCACAATCAACAAGAAGATTAAACAAATAGCTTTGATATTTTATACCACGACGACTCAAACAAACAGAGTATTTCTGTGTATTGAAGGGGTGACGTCACTGGGACCTCAGTGAATCAGCTGCTACGCAACGAGCAGCTTCAGCGGGTGATGAACAAACATGGCGACTGGCTATGCGTGGCTCCTCGTCCTGGGCTCGGTCTTTCTTTGCAATTTAATGAAAACACTTCTTCCGTCTATATCGTCATTCGTAAGTAGAGACGCGTTGTATTTACTTACGGGTCCTGCTTTAAGTTTCATTGTTGTGTCGCCTTTGTCTGACGAACAGCTTGTTGTTTGTCACGGTAGCCAGCTAGCTTGAAACAACGTACCTTTACACAgggggaaatgtgtgtgtgctgcacgGTTAATCAACACACTGTCTCTACGTAGCGTTTCCGCTTATGCGTACCAAAAACATAATctttaatgtttacattttaggCTGCTAGCTGATAGTGTATTttactgtgcatgtgtttgactGAGTATCTGCATCACTGACTCGACAGGAGACGTGAGGCTCTGGGTTGAACAGCATGGGTGCTGTTATGTGTCTTCTGCTTTGGGGCAGGGtattaaatattcatttacAGGATCTGACAAACCATTGTCATGTCAAAACTTCCTGCAAGATAAGCTACAGAAAACAATGCACAAGGAAATCCAGAGGGAAATCGGTCCATATTTCATGTTAAGCAGTACATCTGATTACCCTTTCGTTGAATTCAGCTGATTTTAGCAttagaatataatataattactttattgatcccaaactgggaaattgtggccatacagcagcaggttatccaaacacacaatatgagtaaaaaacacaataatctaaacacaatataatattaaatacaaagtaaataagtactaaaaaaatatcaaaaataagaatgtgaatatatacaaccaggatttaactaagcattactagtcttaaataggaagattaaatatggaagagtaaatgtaaatgtgcaagaacagagtcgtaaatgtttgtaaattaaatatgaaagattaaatgtaaatgtgcaaaaacagagttgtaaatggacagtattgacataagttaaagtgcatgtgtgtagacttattataagcagaaactatacaatataacggcgagtagacagacaaatgaagtgaacataagtgcagggataatttgtaaatttaacatgtgcagaacagattacagtatggagagacagatattatcatgatgacagttctctgctcacatgaggtgagctgttgtacagagttatggacttcggtaagaaagatttcttgtatctgtcacTCCTTACCGTTAGCATGTGAGTGGCAATAAGCTTAAATTACGGTTTTGTAATTCAGCACATAAAATAGAAAGTCGTACATTTATAGCCACCGCTGTGGTGGGATAGGAATGCGGATTTACTTCCTCGTTTTCATAATGTTAGATGGGGAGAAGATCAACGCTGATATcagctgttgtgtttggttATTTAATactgtgttttaatttgaaagttgTCCAAATGTGTCTCAAGATTttcataataaaatgtttttccggtattttctttttttcaagctGACAAAGATGATGCAGAAAGATGCTGAGCAGGAGAGTGGGATGAGGATT
Coding sequences within it:
- the LOC136180462 gene encoding phosphatidylglycerol--prolipoprotein diacylglyceryl transferase-like isoform X2, with the protein product MGKKKSTSAADASTEPLRKSPRFRNVPQLEKTQVKGEETPASKKGIEPKIEDKHEEPHAEEVETPTENREANIQEPAAAETDDAPKAEEEAEEENGGAE
- the LOC136180462 gene encoding uncharacterized protein isoform X1, with protein sequence MHDARRYLSTSAADASTEPLRKSPRFRNVPQLEKTQVKGEETPASKKGIEPKIEDKHEEPHAEEVETPTENREANIQEPAAAETDDAPKAEEEAEEENGGAE